One Acidobacteriota bacterium genomic window, ACCTTGCGTTCCAGTTCTTCATTCTGGCGCTGGAACGAACGTAATTGCCAGTGCATCACCCACCAGGCCAAACCAATCACTCCGGCAAGATAAATCACATACGCCCACCAGGTTCGCCAGGGAGCTGGTCGGATTTGAAATGATACTTCAACCGGTCCGCTGATATTTCCAGCGTAGTCGCGCCCCCAAACTCGAAAGGTATAGGTATTTTCCGGCAAATTGGTAAACACACGCTGTGGCGTAGCTGACCAGTCGGTAACAACAGCATCATAGCCGACGAGTTGGGTCTGGTAGCGGGTGTCCGACTCCCGGAAAAAACTCAGCAAGGCATATTCAAAAACCAGATTGTTCTGGCTATAACCGAGCGACTGGCCAGTGAGCTGCTCCAGGCTGACGGGATTGTTATTGAGGAGGGTGGTTTCAATAAATAGCGGTTTCCGTCGGCGGTCGTTCACTTCCTGGGCCGGGTCATAGAGGGCAACTCCAGCCAGAGTTCCGGCCCAAATCCGACCATGACTGTCCACCAGCGACGCGCCACGGGTACACTCATTGCTGGGCAGGCCGTCATCGGTGGTAAACGTGTAGCAGTCAAACTCAGCCAGTTGATTTGGGCGCAAAGCCTGTGGGGTCAGCCGGGTAATGCCTTTTTTGGTAAAGAGATACAGCCGTTTCTGGCTGTCTTCGCGGAGTTGATTCACCGTATTGCTCAACATCCGTGGGTTTTGTTCTTTGGTCATTGATTCCCATGGGCTTCCAGGTCGAGCCACATTGCAACGCCACACCCCGCCACCTTCCGTTCCGGCCCATAACCAGTAACTGCCATCAGCCGAGACGGTGCTCAACAAGCTCAGAACTGGATGAGTGGGCCCATTTGTCACCGCCGTAAATTTCAATTCCGATTGAAAGTCCAGTCGTGCCAGCCCACTATCCGTTCCAACCCATAAACTCCGCTCACCAGATGCAGAAACAGTTTCGGTCAAACATCGAGCGACACGATTTGGAAGCCCGGTCTGCATGTCAAAAATCAGCCAGGGAGATCGCTGGCCTAAACTCCCGGCTCTGACCGATGGCGAAATGGCGCCCTGCAATGAGAGCCGGGCAACCCCCGCATCAGTGGCAACCCACAGGTACCGTTCGCCGCCTGGGAGCACACTCTGATGCAGCCCACGCACAATATTGTGGGGTAGGCCATTGGTGGTGTTGTAAATCGTCCACTTTCCAGTTTCCAGGCAGGCCAGTCCTCCCCCGTAAGTCCCAACCCAGAGGGCTTTGGTACCTTCACGTGAGGCGGTTTCGAGCACGCTGTAGGCAACATTGGTGGGTAATCCCGTGCCAGAGTTAAAGAGCGTCCACTGTCCGCGCTCCAGTCGGGCCAGTCCGCTGTCAGTACCAGCCCAGATGATAGAATTTCCATCCGTGCTCTTTGTTTCAAGCAAGCTGTACACCAGATCATTTGGCAACCCGGTTCGAGTATTGAACGCCGTCCATTTTGCCTGTTCCAATCGGGCTAACCCGCCACCAAGGGTGCCAATCCACAAGGTTCGAACCCCCGTTTCAGCTTTGCTTTCCAACAGGCTGTAGACGACGTTGTTGGGCAAGCCAGACCGTGTGTCATACACCGAAACCGTATAATCCTTCTGAAGTGTGGTTTGAATCGTCGTTGATAACGGAATGGGAACCGCCCGTTTTTCGTTGCGTTTCTCGTCCAGTCGGATCAACCCGCCCCCATAGGTTCCGATCCAGAGGGTGCTTTGTCCGGTTATTGACCGGGTTTCAAGCAAGGTCAACACAATGTTGTTCGGAAGCCCTGACTTCACATCAAAGGTGGTCCACTCGCCATTTTCAAACCGGGTCAAGCCGCCGGATGTCCCAACCCACAGCGTCCGGGTGCCGGTTGAAGATGTGGTTTCAAGCAAACTCAGCACTCCGTTGTGCGGCAAGGCCCCGGACTCAACCGAATAGACCGACCATTCGCCTTGTTCAAAACAGGCCAGCCCACCGCCATCAGTACCGACCCATAATTGTCGGTTTCCACTGGCCCCTCGCGTTTCAAGCAAACTCAGCACCCAGTTATTTGGCAAACCGGATTTGGTGGTGTAATGCGTCCACTTTCCGGCTTCCAGACAGGCTAATCCATTGCGAGTCCCAACCCAGATCATGCTCTGGCCAGAAATGGACCAGGTTTCCACCAGGCACCGCACCTGATTGCTCGGCAAGGCGCCACTCGCTTCGGTAAAGGAATGCCATTCGCCATTTTTGAATTGCAGGACACCGCCACCATCCGTGCCAAACCAGATACTGCCGTCGCTGGCGACAACCATGGCGCGGACATTGTTTGAGATGGCTCGATTTGGAAGATCAACCCTGACCCAAACGCGTCCGTTGTAATAGGCCGGCCCATCCTGAGTTGCGACCCAGAGATAGCCTTTCGGGTCAAAAGAGAGTTTCTGAATTGAATTCTGGGGCAATCCGTCACGTTCGGTGATGGTTCGAAAAACCGGCAGCCCAAATGGAGCATTCGGTGCCAGGGCAGCCACACCTGGGGCAACCGGCAACAATTGACTTTCCAGCGATTGAGGGAAGTTTGACGGAGAAAACGACTCGGCCTGGGGTTCAGCTCCAAAGCAATACCCAATCCAGACGGGCACCACGAGTAAGGCGACCACCACGACGCGCCACATCCACCCAGAAACAGGGAAACTGGAAAACCGGCAGGGCTGGTGCTGATCTTTGGCCTGGGGCATGGAATTGTTTGAAGGGAAAAATCAAGAATCGTTTGGGGTAGCGATTTTCAAGCGGTTAGGAAAACCACGGTTGAATCTTACAGCAGTCCTTGTATGATTGACTATTTCCTGAGGCTGGTCGAATTTGCACCTGAACGATTGAGCCAATCATATCCACTGACCGGGCACGGCTCACTATAACTGAATCAGCCCAATATCTCGAATAAATTATCACTGAATTTACATGTCCTATCGCATTTTGGTCGTTGATGACGAAACTGGTATCCGTGACTCGCTGCGGGGGGTCCTCGAAGACGAGGGCTTCTCGGTGGATCTGGCTTCAACAGGCGAAGACTGCCTGCAAGTTATTGAAAAACACGCCTATCATTGCATTCTGCTGGACATCTGGCTGCCTGGAATGGATGGCATGGCCGTCCTTGAACGCATCCGGGCGACCCATCCCGAAACGGCAGTGGTGATGATTTCAGGCCATGGCACAATCCAGATGGCGGTGAAGGCCACTCGACTTGGAGCCGCCGACTTTATTGAAAAACCGCTCCATATCGAAAAAACCCTGGATGCCATTCGCAATGCGATCAAAGCCCACGCTCGAATGCTGGAAACAGCATCGCGAGAGAACGGCGCCGGACGTGAAAATGGTCACCAGCGCGACCACCTGATCATCGGAGACAGTGTGCCGATGCGGGCGCTCCGCCAGCAAATCGCGCTTGCCGGACCAACCAACGGGCGGGTATTGATTTATGGCGAAACCGGTACCGGGAAAGAACTGGTGGCCCGCGCGCTCCATCATCAGTCATTGCGGGCAACTTCCGGTTCATTTGTGGCGCTCAACTGTGCGGCCATTCCGGAAGAATTGATTGAATCCGAACTTTTTGGCCACACCAAAGGAGCGTTTACCGGGGCCACCGGGCAGCGACGGGGCAAATTTGAACAATCGGACAACGGAACGCTCTTTCTGGATGAAATCGGCGATATGAGCCTCAAAACCCAGGCCAAGGTGTTGCGAGTGCTCGAAGAGCAATCGTTTGAACCAGTTGGAGGCAATGCCACCATTTCGGTTGATGTCAGAATGATTGCGGCCACCAACAAACGTCTGGATGAAGAGATTGAAAAAGGCAACTTTCGAGCTGATTTGTTCTACCGGCTCAACGTGATTCCCTTTCAGATCCCGCCGCTTCGCGAACACGTCGAAGATATTCCGATCCTGGTTGATCATTTCACCAAAATCTATACTGACATGTACCGCTGCACCCCACGCCAGTTTACCGAGGCCGCGATTGACAAGCTGCTTCATTACTCGTGGCCGGGAAATGTTCGCGAACTGCGGGCCACAGTCGAACGGCTGGTGATTATGACCCAGCGCGAATGGATTGAACCTGACGACCTGCCGTTTACCCAAACCGATGGCCCGTTGCTGGCGAGTTTCCGGTTTGACTCGTACCGCGAAGCCCAGGAAGCCTATGAACGCGAGTTCATCCAGCGCAAACTGGCCGAAAACAACGGCAACGTCACCCACACCGCCGAAGCCTTGAATATGGACCGCAGCCACCTGTATCGCCGGATTAAGACGTTGGGAATTTCGATTCGTGGCTAATTTTTAGGAGTGACCTATGAGAATCAACCAGATCGTTGTCAAGAAGCTCTTTGGAATCTTCGATTACACGATCCCGCTCAATCAGGAAGACCGGATTACGATTCTTCATGGCCCGAATGGCTCGGGGAAAACTACGATTCTGAAATTGATTGACGGGCTGTTTAATTCGAAATATTCGGTTCTGGAATCGGTGCCGTTTGATAGCTTCCAGGTTTTATTTGATGATGATGTAACGCTTGAAGTTATTCAGTATGTTGAGGATCAAAACGGTACACCAAGGAAGAAAAATGCCGAGAAGGTAGCAATTTTACTCAGACAAGGTGCCAAAATCACCGAGCAATTCATTTTTGGTGATACCCACAAAATAATAAGTGCTTTTTATCAGCAGGCTACCACTGCCCTTAATGCGGCAACTCTTGAAATCTTCCGAAAGAGTTTTCCTCAGTATAATCTCCAGGAGTCTTTTGACGTTCATTCTGACATCCCAGGCAAAGTGGATACGCCTAAATGGCTTAAATCACTTCAAGATCAATTCCCTGTCCATTTTATTGAAACTCAACGACTTTTGATATATCCATCCAAACCATCAAAAAAATCCGAAGCATTGCAACCAGTTATTTCCAAAGTTACTGAGTATTCCGAAGAGTTAGCCAAAACAATCCAAACCACGCTTGGGCACTATGCTTCTCTGTCTCAATCATTAGACCGAACGTTCCCAGCGCGACTCCTGAATGAAAATCCTGCCCAAAGTACATCAACCGAACAGTTGTTAGCCAAACTAAAGGATTTAGAAGCGAAACGAAGCTATCTCCAATCTGCTGGTTTACTGGAAAAAGGGGAAAGCGTTGAATTCCAGTTCCCTTCGACAATTGATGATCGGAATAAAGAAGTTTTAGGGGTTTACATTCAGGATGTCCAAAAGAAGCTGGGGGTCTTTGATGAAATTGCAGCCAAACTCGAACTTTTTAAGAAAATCATCAACCAGCGATTTCGATATAAGGAAATGTCTATCAGTCAGGAGCAGGGCTTTACCTTTAGAACCTCTGATGGGCAGCCGCTTTCTCCGTCCGACCTGTCATCCGGCGAACAACATGAACTGATTTTCCTGTATGAATTCTTATTTCGGGTGAAACCCAACTCATTGATTTTGATTGATGAACCCGAAATTTCACTCCACATTGCCTGGCAGGAACAATTTCTCCAGGATCTGGAGCAAATCATTGAATTAGCTCAATTTGATGTGATTGTGTCAACTCACTCACCTCAAATTATTTATGACCGATGGGATCTCACAGTTGAACTCAAAGGACCAGAGATGAATGGCAAAACCGCCATTATCAATGACGAGCACCCGCTCCCCGTGCCCGTCGCGTGAGTTACAGCCCTCGCTTTATCCTTGACTGATTCAATGAGACCCAAAACTCCTCACGAAATTGCCAACGAAGTGCGAATGAAACGGACCCAGTTCAGTGGGTCCTTTTTCATTGTTGAGGGGGATAAGGATGCCCGGTTTTATAAAAACCTCGTTGCATCGGGTCACTGCAACCGGATGATTGCTTCTGGTAAGGAAACAGCTCTGGCAGCCTTGAACATACTTGAGAATGAATCAGTTGCCGGTGTTTTAGCCGTAGTTGACGCCGATTTCGACCTTCTGGAAAACAACCTCCCGACCAGTTCAAACCTGTTCCTATCAGATCATCATGACCTTGAAGTAATGCTCTTTCGTTCGCAAGCACTGGACAAAGTCCTGACGGAACTGGGGTCAGCCGAGAAAATTGAGCGATTTGAGCAACGGGTTCAAAAGGATATTCGGTCAGTTCTTTTTTCTGAAGCTAAAAAAGTTGGATATTTGCGGTGGCTTTCACTCCAGCAACGCCTGAATCTCAAATTTGAAGGTCTGTCTTATCGCAATTTTTTACAGGAAAACACTCTGAAAATTGACCCATCTGAACTGATTCGAACTGTCAAAAACAATTCACAACAACACTCCCTGAACGAAATAGAAATAAATCGTCAAATTGTGAAGCTCCTATCTGAAAACCATGATCCGAAACACGTCTGTTGTGGACATGATTTGACTGGAATCTTATCCATTGCACTTCGAAAAACACTTGGGACCAATGATACAGGAAAGGTCGAACCAGAAATTATTGAACGAAGCCTCCGATTGGCGTTTGAATCTTCCCATTTCGCAACAACTCAGCTTTTCCAATCAATTCGCCAGTGGGAACAGAATAACCCTCCATTTAAGGTTCTGCGTGACTCCTTGTAAGATGAGGCACTCAACACCCTGTGGCGCCCCCTCTGTTTCCTTGACACCCTCTGGGGTGAATGGTACTTTGCCGCCCATCCCCAAACACCCAATCATGAATGATGAATTATGAGGCGATTAACCAATTTTGATTCAATCAAATACTCGTTCATTCTTCATTCTTCATTCTTCATTCTTCATTCTTCATTTTAGGTCTTCATGAGTAGTAAGTTTTTGTTCATTGGGCTTGATGGCTCAACGTTTGATGTTCTTGATCCGCTAATGGCTGAAGGACGCATGCCGCGCCTCAAAGCCCTGATCGAACGCGGTGCCCGCGCCCCACTTGAAACCACCATCCCACCAATTACACCCACGGCCTGGGTGTCAATGTCAACCGGCACCAATCCTGGCAAACACAGCATTTTCGAGTTTCTGCTGCGTCGGGGTAACAAACTGGACGTTCCCATCAATTCGACACTGCGCGACAGTCCAGCCGTGTGGGATATCCTGTCGGATCTGGGTCATCAGGTCACGGTGACCAATATGCCGGTGACATACCCGCCCAAACCGCTCAATGGCATGATGGTGGCTGATTTTCTGACGCCGCTCGGTAAGACCGATTACACCTACCCGGTGGAATTGCGCGAGGAACTTGAATCCCGATTTGGTCCTTACCGGCTCTACATCACCGAAGTCTATACCCGTGGACGCGTGGATCAGGTGCTGGCGCAGCTTTATGACGAACTGGACTATAAAACCAGCGTCAACTGCTACTTAATGAAAAACAAACCGTGGGATTTCTACTTTACCCACATCTGGAGCACCGACCGTTGCCAGCACGAACTCTGGCATATTATGGATCCGACCCACCCGATGTCAGATCCGAAGGAAGTCAAAAAGTACCGCGAAAAGGTGCTCAAGTTCTGGGAAAAAGTTGACGAAAGCGTCGGCAAGATGGTTGATGCGGCGGGCCCTGAGGTCACCATGATGATGGGTTCTGATCATGGCTTTGGACCAATCACCAAGTTTTTGTGCTTCAACGTGTGGATGATTGAACAGGGTCTGATTCAACTTAAACCCGGTGCCATGACCGCCCTCAAAAAATTGTTCTTCAAGCTTGGATTGACACCTGAAACCGGCTATCGGGTTTCGATGGCGATTGGACTGGCCAAATTGCGGCTTTCGATGGGTGTGACCAACCGCTCATCCCTTCAAAAACTGATCAACAAAGTCATGCTGTCGCTGGCCGATGTTGACTGGTCACGAACCAAAGCGTTTTCGAAGGGCAATTACGGCCAGATTTTCATCAACCTCAAGGGTCGTGAACCACACGGCTCGGTTGAACCCGGCGCCGAATATGAAAAAGTGGCGCAGGAAGTGATTGCCCAACTGCGCAGTCTGAAACACCCGGAAACCGGCGAGCCCTTAATTGGCCCAATTTGGAGAGCCGAGGAAATCTACTCCGGTCCGCACGTTGCCGAAGCTCCTGACATCTCTTTCCTGCCAGCGGATATGCGCTATAAACCGCTTGGGACGCTCGACTTAACTTCAAACCGTTTTATTACTGATGTCTATGGTAATTCCGGCGACCATCGGATGAACGGCTTTTTTGTCGCCAATGGCCCACACATCAAACCCGGCACACGGCTTTCGGCCAATATCATGGATATTGCGCCGACGTTGCTCTACCTCTTCAACAAACCAATTCCCAACGACATGGATGGCCGCATCCTGAAAGAAATGATTTCCGACCAGTATCTGGCTTCAAATCAGCCGGTCTATACCAATCAGGATTACACCGGAACAGAAATCGCTTCGTTTTCAGAAGAAGATGATGCGGAAGTTCGTGAGCGCCTGCGAAGCCTTGGCTATCTTGGATAATCTCAGGGTTCCGGGTTCCGGGTATTCGAACCTTTGTCTTTTTCGCTCTTTCCCCGAACCCCGAACCCTGAACCCTATACACAAATGTTCACCACACTCTCCGCGGTACTCCCCGCCTATAACGAAGAAGAAAATATTGAAACGGCTGTCAACAAGTTGCTTGAAGTTCTCAAAACCCTGCCGTTAACCGATTATGAAGTGATCGTTGTGGATGACGGCAGTG contains:
- a CDS encoding alkaline phosphatase family protein; translation: MFIGLDGSTFDVLDPLMAEGRMPRLKALIERGARAPLETTIPPITPTAWVSMSTGTNPGKHSIFEFLLRRGNKLDVPINSTLRDSPAVWDILSDLGHQVTVTNMPVTYPPKPLNGMMVADFLTPLGKTDYTYPVELREELESRFGPYRLYITEVYTRGRVDQVLAQLYDELDYKTSVNCYLMKNKPWDFYFTHIWSTDRCQHELWHIMDPTHPMSDPKEVKKYREKVLKFWEKVDESVGKMVDAAGPEVTMMMGSDHGFGPITKFLCFNVWMIEQGLIQLKPGAMTALKKLFFKLGLTPETGYRVSMAIGLAKLRLSMGVTNRSSLQKLINKVMLSLADVDWSRTKAFSKGNYGQIFINLKGREPHGSVEPGAEYEKVAQEVIAQLRSLKHPETGEPLIGPIWRAEEIYSGPHVAEAPDISFLPADMRYKPLGTLDLTSNRFITDVYGNSGDHRMNGFFVANGPHIKPGTRLSANIMDIAPTLLYLFNKPIPNDMDGRILKEMISDQYLASNQPVYTNQDYTGTEIASFSEEDDAEVRERLRSLGYLG
- a CDS encoding AAA family ATPase, which produces MRINQIVVKKLFGIFDYTIPLNQEDRITILHGPNGSGKTTILKLIDGLFNSKYSVLESVPFDSFQVLFDDDVTLEVIQYVEDQNGTPRKKNAEKVAILLRQGAKITEQFIFGDTHKIISAFYQQATTALNAATLEIFRKSFPQYNLQESFDVHSDIPGKVDTPKWLKSLQDQFPVHFIETQRLLIYPSKPSKKSEALQPVISKVTEYSEELAKTIQTTLGHYASLSQSLDRTFPARLLNENPAQSTSTEQLLAKLKDLEAKRSYLQSAGLLEKGESVEFQFPSTIDDRNKEVLGVYIQDVQKKLGVFDEIAAKLELFKKIINQRFRYKEMSISQEQGFTFRTSDGQPLSPSDLSSGEQHELIFLYEFLFRVKPNSLILIDEPEISLHIAWQEQFLQDLEQIIELAQFDVIVSTHSPQIIYDRWDLTVELKGPEMNGKTAIINDEHPLPVPVA
- a CDS encoding DUF4435 domain-containing protein, with protein sequence MRPKTPHEIANEVRMKRTQFSGSFFIVEGDKDARFYKNLVASGHCNRMIASGKETALAALNILENESVAGVLAVVDADFDLLENNLPTSSNLFLSDHHDLEVMLFRSQALDKVLTELGSAEKIERFEQRVQKDIRSVLFSEAKKVGYLRWLSLQQRLNLKFEGLSYRNFLQENTLKIDPSELIRTVKNNSQQHSLNEIEINRQIVKLLSENHDPKHVCCGHDLTGILSIALRKTLGTNDTGKVEPEIIERSLRLAFESSHFATTQLFQSIRQWEQNNPPFKVLRDSL
- a CDS encoding sigma-54-dependent Fis family transcriptional regulator, whose translation is MSYRILVVDDETGIRDSLRGVLEDEGFSVDLASTGEDCLQVIEKHAYHCILLDIWLPGMDGMAVLERIRATHPETAVVMISGHGTIQMAVKATRLGAADFIEKPLHIEKTLDAIRNAIKAHARMLETASRENGAGRENGHQRDHLIIGDSVPMRALRQQIALAGPTNGRVLIYGETGTGKELVARALHHQSLRATSGSFVALNCAAIPEELIESELFGHTKGAFTGATGQRRGKFEQSDNGTLFLDEIGDMSLKTQAKVLRVLEEQSFEPVGGNATISVDVRMIAATNKRLDEEIEKGNFRADLFYRLNVIPFQIPPLREHVEDIPILVDHFTKIYTDMYRCTPRQFTEAAIDKLLHYSWPGNVRELRATVERLVIMTQREWIEPDDLPFTQTDGPLLASFRFDSYREAQEAYEREFIQRKLAENNGNVTHTAEALNMDRSHLYRRIKTLGISIRG
- a CDS encoding response regulator, translated to MPQAKDQHQPCRFSSFPVSGWMWRVVVVALLVVPVWIGYCFGAEPQAESFSPSNFPQSLESQLLPVAPGVAALAPNAPFGLPVFRTITERDGLPQNSIQKLSFDPKGYLWVATQDGPAYYNGRVWVRVDLPNRAISNNVRAMVVASDGSIWFGTDGGGVLQFKNGEWHSFTEASGALPSNQVRCLVETWSISGQSMIWVGTRNGLACLEAGKWTHYTTKSGLPNNWVLSLLETRGASGNRQLWVGTDGGGLACFEQGEWSVYSVESGALPHNGVLSLLETTSSTGTRTLWVGTSGGLTRFENGEWTTFDVKSGLPNNIVLTLLETRSITGQSTLWIGTYGGGLIRLDEKRNEKRAVPIPLSTTIQTTLQKDYTVSVYDTRSGLPNNVVYSLLESKAETGVRTLWIGTLGGGLARLEQAKWTAFNTRTGLPNDLVYSLLETKSTDGNSIIWAGTDSGLARLERGQWTLFNSGTGLPTNVAYSVLETASREGTKALWVGTYGGGLACLETGKWTIYNTTNGLPHNIVRGLHQSVLPGGERYLWVATDAGVARLSLQGAISPSVRAGSLGQRSPWLIFDMQTGLPNRVARCLTETVSASGERSLWVGTDSGLARLDFQSELKFTAVTNGPTHPVLSLLSTVSADGSYWLWAGTEGGGVWRCNVARPGSPWESMTKEQNPRMLSNTVNQLREDSQKRLYLFTKKGITRLTPQALRPNQLAEFDCYTFTTDDGLPSNECTRGASLVDSHGRIWAGTLAGVALYDPAQEVNDRRRKPLFIETTLLNNNPVSLEQLTGQSLGYSQNNLVFEYALLSFFRESDTRYQTQLVGYDAVVTDWSATPQRVFTNLPENTYTFRVWGRDYAGNISGPVEVSFQIRPAPWRTWWAYVIYLAGVIGLAWWVMHWQLRSFQRQNEELERKVATRTAELTLTNDELDRKNAEIAKKNAELALNIEQLSISESRALHSEQEALAAKEEALQASRAKSTFLANMSHELRTPLNAVLGFAQLMERDQQLLAEHRENLAVILRSGEHLLELINDVLSISKIEAGKLSLVLEPFDLKLLLKGIREMVQVRAQAKGLRLIFDLDPALPTFVQGDEGKLRQVLINLLGNAVKFTEVGGVALRVQVNGDLLEFEVEDTGQGIAEDELTNLFQPFVQAASGRKSAEGTGLGLAISRTFIQLMGGDIRVRSTPGKGSIFTFELPLPAVNDAIKPTQSRRVRGITFGQPTYRILVVDDVAENRLLLNKLLSPIGFQVREAVNGREACEVWSGWHPHLIWMDLRMPVMNGYAATRFIREAENKLHFDKSPGPDAGGGKASSRSLRRPHTVIIALTASAFEHDRKGILEAGCDDFVTKPYREQTIFDKLTEHLGIQFIVEDEAPVYVPPSETALTTERFAQLPPEWIAELNRALTLGDLMGAQSIIDQMSELDPDLADELRQKVKEYQFDEVFHLIERMQV